GTTACAGTTTTTTTTAAGCAGTAGGTGTGTTCCTGGCCACAGGCAGGAAGCATAGAGAAGTACATAAGTGAGTTGATAAAACAAAATACCAGTTGGTATAACAAAGCACCACAGACTGTGTGGcttaaacaacagaaagataTTTCTTATAGAGGCTTCGTCAAGTTCTTGGCTGGCAGATTCTGATTCCATTCTTGTGAGCATCCTCTTCTTGCGGTGTCCTCAGGGGGCTGGGGTTGTTAAGACTTGGGCAGGGGAATTGCAAGCTCTGTGGTACCTCTTACAAGCATCTAATTCTATTGTATAAGAATGGTATCAGTTAAGTAATTAGTTCCCAGAAATCGCTATCTCCAAATATAATTCTACTGAAGGTCAGAGCTATAGCCCAGGAATATGGGATAGAGGCATAGCTTAGTCTGCAGCAAAGAATAAAATCAGTAGTTTGTCTCTACCCTGTATGCACTTGGTGACATAACAGTGAACTTGGGGAATCCTTCTGGGTCTCAGATTTGAGtgatgggagtgggggtggggtgatggaTACCACttatagaaaaatatgaaagtttcttgaaatattttatgttaaattttttttttttggtgctaaTAGTTTTTCTGTGGGAGCTGCTAATCGTgactgtgacatttggaatttattttatcCCAAAGGACAGTTCTTCTGATCCTTTTAAATCATTCACCAACACATTGTACTTATAATTCATAATGAGGTGGATTCTATACTCATTTATTGTATACATGCTTAATTCCAGCTAGTGTCCTGCAAAAGtacttatttacacacacacacacacacacacaatcaactaCAAAGTGAAGTGGTTTGCATTTGGTAGTGTGGGTTAGCACCCTCCCCGCCACCTTCCCTTCCACAGgcatttcctgctttcttttcttacattttaacttctctgtctctgtgataaGACCTGAAAGAAGATGGATGCCCCATTTGACAGTGTTtgctgattattttaaaatatttaaggcaATACCTTATATTCCCTTGCACAAGCTGAGTCTATGCAGTGCCCTTTGGAGGGCACTAGCAGATGTAATTTCCAGAGAGACACTGCAGAAAGGAAATCATCAGTTAGGGAGCTTTCCTTTGTTGGTTTTAGGTtatgttttaacttttatatgCTTATTCTTTCCCCTGAAGCATAAGGTATAGAAATCAGACTCAACCCACCCTATATCCTgtactgagataaattagcttTCTGAAAAGCCTCTGATGCTAGGGCTCATGGCATACATAACAGCTATAATGATGAGTTATTCTACGATAAGTTTGGAGGTTCGCCGATTTGGGATATAGAACtaattcaaagccagcttagtCAACATAGTGAAATCATCTCAAGGTTTATTAAAGGGTGGGAAAGTGTAGGAGCGTAGTTCTATTATAGAGCACTCACATAGCATAAATAGGGTCCTAGGCTCCTTCTTTACtcctgaaaaatattaaaaaaaaaataaaggataaaaatcaaagcaaaagctTTGGGGGAAAATGAAACCTGGTACTAAACTCTGCTAGGAACACATTGAAGGAAAACATAGACCTTTAACCTTTACACTTATCCCTCTTCTTACTGGTTTTCCTGTACTTAGAAATCACCAAATTATTATTCAGGTGGTATTATCGTGCACATTAATCTTGACTGCTAACACATAGTGCTATCTGCTCTTTTGAAAAGTAAGGAGCTGTGGGGTCTGCCTTCCTCTTCAGGGTCAGGAACAGTAGTGGAAGCTGTTGTATAAAgcagctgttaagaaaaattaGCAGCCACTTAGCTATCAAGAGAATATTCTGTCAGCGTCTCTGGGGGCTCTTGTTTAATATACTCACTTTATGAATATTTACTATTAATCCTAAGTCTTGTTATCTGACTGGATGCTTACTATTTGACCAGAGTGTACTCCTTCAGAGTTGCCTAGTAACACCTGGAGTTTTAAGTATTTTCAGATATTGTATTGCCCTTTGTGGAGAATATTTATCAGGTCTTTATCTTGCCCTGCTGTGTTATTCTATTTTTTGAATGCTTTTACAGTTTTTCTTGGCAAATATTACAGAACTTCCACCAAGGACTGTAAGAACAAGTCTTCATCCTTTCCGTTGCTTTTATCAGCTAATGATATAAATTAAGTTTTTTGTCACATGCATACATTTGTGAGACTcagtttaattttaatattatgacAGCATTTCTGTATTGTGACTTTGTGTTAAGCCTGGGAATCGGCTTTCAAGGCCACCAACAGTCTAGCCTTGTAGGTGGCAATTGTTGCCTTATTTCTGATTTGTTATTCCAAGAGtaggtttaaaataaaaccaggctTTGCTAATTGAAACCTAGGCTGGAGATGAGGCCTGGGCATAAAATGATTGCTTAGCACGTCTGAAGAGTTtgggttgattcccagcaccactaAAAGaaactatgtatttatatttccttgTAATAAAAATATCCTAATTACATTTTCCAGGTTTGAGCACATGAACAGAAAATAACGTTCTAAAAACTTTTGTCAGAAGTGATAGAGGAAAAAAACAACCCATAATATACATCCTTGTGTGTGTCTCATTGAGCAGTTTTAAAAATACTCAGATAGTAATGAAGCCACCATTATGTCCTCAGTCAGTGAAGTAAATGTGGACATCCGAGATTTCCTGATGAGCATCAATTTGGAGCAGTACCTCTTACATTTCCAGGAATTTGGTTTTTATACTGTGAAGGACTGCACATCAATAAATGACAACGTGCTACATCAAATTGGAATATCACCTACGGGACACCGTAGGAGGATACTTAAACAGTTGCAAATGATCTTTTCAAAGATGCAAGACTTTCCAATATATGCAAATGTTTATAAGACAAAGAACGGCAGCACCCCAAAAGAGCAGCACAGTGCTCCGTCTTCCAGCAGCAACACCTGCATAGAGTTTTCTGATTCTGTTACTGTCCATAGACCTGGCCCAGCACCATCAGAGATGGTTACAACCAATGTCCTTAGTGAAGGAAACTGTCATTCTTCTACATCACATGATAAGCTATCTCTTTCTTCGAGTGACCTTCCCTGTCCAGAAGAAGAGCTACACCAGAATGTGGATTCTTCGCAAGATTATTTATTTGGTCGTGTAAATGTTAAAATAGATTCCTTGATTACCCAGCAGGCTGTGGAGCATACAGCTGgagaagaacaaacagaaaaagtcaATTTGGTGTCAGAAGATTCCAGCAAGGCACTTAGCACAAACACTGAACGTCTTCCTTCTGTGGACCATCCAGCATCAGAGACACACTGTGGAAATGGAGCTAACGGTGTATTAGAAAGCTTCCCGCCATCCCCCTTCTTCCAGTTTCAAGGAGAGATGGTTGTGAATGAACTGTATGTTCCATCCTCACCAATCCACAGCCCCATGAGAAGCCGGAGCAAGTTGGTGTCCAGACCTTCTCGATCATTTCTGCTGAGACATCGCCCTGTACCAGATATCCCAGGGTCAACAAAATCAATTTCAGGGAGGTAAGCTTGGGAGAGAAACTTTGTGTATTCAATATGGGAGACATTATTAATGTTTAGCAACAGTGTTTTCAGTGTTCCTTTCTAGGGCTGCCCTCTGTACATTCCAATTGTATAGCAACTTTTTCATTGTTCTTCTTTCAGActttaacccccccccccatctccccaGACTGTTTCCAGTTCATACATAGCTACTGGAGACTGTAGCCTTCCCCTCTTTCATTGGGGAACATCCCTTTGCTCCCCCTggatatttcttcctttaccctcCCTCCTCATTGTGTATTATGTTCCATTAGACTGGATCACGTGTTTGAGTTGCTGACTCTCTCCCCTTCGTTATTTACTCTTTGGCAGGGAGTGTACTTTTAATGCCAGTTTCTCATTGCCTGTCACAATGCTTGGCACCAATTAATAATTCAACACAAATCTGTTGTACTTGGAAGTAGTTGCACTGGGTGGGAGGACGTAGAAAAGGAAAAGCTTTGCAGTCTAGTGCAGAAGACAAGTGTAGAAAGTAAAAAGTGGTAAGTAACAAGTAAAAAGATCGTGGACATGCAGTATGGAGCCAGGTTCAGGAACTCTAGAACTCCAGAACAGCAGTGAGAGAGACCCTGCTACATACAGTTGGGTTGCAGGTATTCTCAAGTAGCCAGATGATTTCAAAGAAGCTGACTTGAAGCAGAGAGAATCTTTCAGCATTTATCAGTTTTATCTAAAATAGTTTGGGTTTTGTCCAGGGATGGGTGGGGTACAGCCTACCCATCTTTCCACTGATTGCTACACTTGGTTCTGCTGGGAAGTGAGGTGTGGTTCAGGTTCGAAGGCTCACACTGTGGAGCTGTAGAGCATTTCATGCTTTCTGCTCACACTGCAGGCTCACACCTCCTGCAAAGGTGTCTTTCCAGCCTGAATCTGTGGCTGCTGCTACTCAGTCTTTTACCTTGTGGGACCCTTGCAATTGAAATTGTACTTGCAAGAGAAGAGGTAACCAGGCATTTCTGTGAAGTGTAGCAAGTTCTGACCTCATTGAATTTAAGTGCTTTTAATATATTAGAACATAAGGTCTTTGAGGGGCGAGACCATAATTAATTTCTCTTTGCCATGATGGGCCTGACACCAATAGCAAAGTCTGGCGTTTGCAGGGAATCAGCAGTAAAAATATCATCTGTAAAATATTCAGGCCCCAGCTTGCTCCATAACTTTTGCTCTGTCCATTCTTCAAAGAAACCCTGGAAATAGGGGCAGTTCTCTTTTTGTTAATCATTGGGATGCAGTCTTTAGTTCATTTTTTCAGGCTCACAGTGTCAGAGAACTAAGATCTCATTCCAGAGAGGTGAAACCTGGTATTTACTGAGAATCAGTGGTAATAATGTTATTTAAGTACTGAGCCTTTAGCTTGCCTTATAAAGTCCAGAACCTactccctttttcctcttctttttgccattcagtatttatttttagaaaggctAGGCAATATCCATAGTTTAAAAATCACCATTAACCAAGTTCTGAGGAACATGACTGCTGTAGGAGAAGACTGCAAATGTTCCTCCTTACGTGCAATTATTGAATATATTGACTGAAATTTTAGCACAAAATGTATATCGTAAGATGATAGAATAAGATgttattagaaaagaagaaattgtaaaaaaaaaagtacaatattATTACGATGTTCAATAATTGCCACAGAGAGCATTTTGGGGTTCTGGTTGCACTGCTGAGACTATTCCAGATCAAGGCTGGATCGCTGGCTACTAGCAAAATGGAACGTAACTATAGACTTATCCTCTCCACTAATATCCagcaaaaatataattacatcatttctccttctccttctccttcctcatccaATAGatcccatatacccctccttgctctctttcaaattcatggcctcatttTACATTAATTGTTgctacatgcatatgtgtatacgtattcctaaatacaacctgctgTACTGTgacttgtaaatatttttttcagggATGACGCTGGTATGAGTTAAgaaattggtgtgctcttccctggggaagtctATTTCTgctactctcagcattccttagttacctGTCTAGTTCTTTCTGTACGGCTGAGGCCTATagagctccctcctcctccagtctTCCTTATGTCTGTTGCTGCTATCTCTGTTCAGGTCATATTTAGGCACTCACATTAGTGAGACTTTGTGGATATAGAAGTTTCTTCTGAAACTTCTCACAGCAAGACCGTCTCACAGCAAGCTCCCTGTTCCTctagatctgttttctttttaaatttatttatttagtcaatCACTTTGTATCCAGATTGAAGTCCCCCTCCTTCATCTTCTATC
The sequence above is a segment of the Rattus rattus isolate New Zealand chromosome 11, Rrattus_CSIRO_v1, whole genome shotgun sequence genome. Coding sequences within it:
- the LOC116912552 gene encoding arf-GAP with Rho-GAP domain, ANK repeat and PH domain-containing protein 2-like, which gives rise to MSSVSEVNVDIRDFLMSINLEQYLLHFQEFGFYTVKDCTSINDNVLHQIGISPTGHRRRILKQLQMIFSKMQDFPIYANVYKTKNGSTPKEQHSAPSSSSNTCIEFSDSVTVHRPGPAPSEMVTTNVLSEGNCHSSTSHDKLSLSSSDLPCPEEELHQNVDSSQDYLFGRVNVKIDSLITQQAVEHTAGEEQTEKVNLVSEDSSKALSTNTERLPSVDHPASETHCGNGANGVLESFPPSPFFQFQGEMVVNELYVPSSPIHSPMRSRSKLVSRPSRSFLLRHRPVPDIPGSTKSISGR